One region of Chitinispirillum alkaliphilum genomic DNA includes:
- a CDS encoding Mobile element protein gives MSPVHWYDIIKRITGKDPLVCQECKKGRMVLIAMTGRRKQLILIQEGIP, from the coding sequence GTGTCTCCCGTTCACTGGTATGATATCATTAAGCGCATTACCGGCAAAGATCCGCTTGTCTGCCAGGAATGCAAAAAAGGGAGAATGGTACTTATCGCAATGACAGGCCGGAGGAAACAGCTGATCTTGATTCAGGAGGGAATACCCTAA